In one window of Kosmotoga pacifica DNA:
- a CDS encoding four helix bundle protein — protein MSFKFQDLEIWKLSMDYVKDIYEITRNFPNDEKFALTNQLRRAAISIPSNISEGSARKTKRDFCHFLDMARGSLNETVTQLLIAQKLNYISKEYLDNTLEKAERINMMLFKLKKAITQNMINEHQR, from the coding sequence TTGTCTTTCAAATTCCAGGACCTTGAAATCTGGAAGTTAAGTATGGACTATGTTAAAGATATATATGAAATAACCAGGAATTTTCCAAATGATGAAAAATTCGCTTTAACAAACCAATTGAGAAGAGCTGCCATTTCTATACCATCAAACATTTCTGAAGGCAGTGCCAGAAAAACTAAAAGAGACTTTTGCCACTTTCTTGATATGGCGCGAGGTTCATTGAACGAGACAGTAACCCAATTGCTCATCGCACAAAAATTGAACTACATCTCCAAAGAATATTTAGACAATACACTGGAAAAAGCAGAGAGAATAAACATGATGCTCTTTAAATTAAAGAAAGCCATTACACAAAACATGATTAACGAGCACCAACGATAA
- a CDS encoding exopolysaccharide biosynthesis polyprenyl glycosylphosphotransferase: MQFIRIIKGFLVLSYLVILYILESLLVGSWTPGLFLQATILNLSIFLGIYAFRGFDNSNLQSLNSSLVAYSTGSLLGALFSLIAILFFKIKLPREVFFSSLFLSSFIFPIITTFVMKKAISLIPPKRYLIIGKETEIGEIIREVEKASMGKVKVYGYMNPSSVALEQALSLNLFDAILVADQKLSRSVESVLETASLQGKSVEFLPLIVEQTLKRIPIELIDKFKDYYEIQFSSVRETPSKRVLDLFISIIAMLILSPVYLVIYLSILLDDGLPIIFKQMRVGLNGNNFIMHKFRSMKKDAESTGAKYATQQESNFTKIGKLMRPIRLDEIPQFYDILMGKMSFVGPRPEQPKFAKELSEELPYYNYRHKLKPGLTGWAQTNYKYAATIEEQAKKLSFDLYYIKNRSLLLDLQIILRTFETVVFRKGAM, translated from the coding sequence TTGCAATTTATTCGAATCATAAAAGGCTTCTTAGTCCTTAGCTACCTTGTAATTCTATATATACTTGAGAGCCTACTTGTTGGCTCCTGGACACCAGGCCTGTTCCTTCAGGCAACGATTTTAAACTTATCAATATTCCTGGGAATCTACGCTTTCCGCGGTTTCGATAATTCTAATCTCCAATCTCTAAATTCCAGTCTCGTTGCTTATTCAACAGGCTCTCTTTTAGGTGCCCTTTTTTCACTAATTGCAATTCTCTTTTTCAAAATAAAACTTCCAAGAGAAGTTTTTTTCTCTTCGCTTTTTTTATCTAGTTTTATATTTCCTATAATCACAACTTTTGTAATGAAAAAAGCAATATCGCTGATTCCACCAAAGCGCTATCTCATTATAGGGAAAGAAACTGAGATAGGAGAAATAATTCGAGAAGTGGAAAAAGCTTCCATGGGAAAAGTAAAAGTCTACGGCTACATGAATCCATCTTCAGTAGCTCTTGAACAAGCTCTTTCACTGAACCTTTTCGATGCTATCCTTGTAGCTGACCAGAAGCTTTCCAGATCCGTGGAATCTGTTCTCGAAACCGCAAGCTTACAAGGCAAATCAGTGGAGTTCCTTCCACTAATAGTCGAACAAACCCTGAAAAGAATCCCCATTGAACTGATAGATAAATTCAAGGATTATTATGAAATTCAATTCAGTTCGGTGAGAGAAACTCCCTCAAAAAGAGTTTTAGACTTATTTATTTCAATAATTGCTATGCTTATTCTTTCCCCTGTGTATTTAGTAATATATCTATCAATACTCTTAGATGATGGACTACCAATCATTTTCAAACAGATGCGCGTTGGATTGAATGGCAATAACTTCATCATGCATAAGTTCAGGTCAATGAAAAAAGATGCGGAATCAACCGGGGCTAAATATGCTACACAACAAGAGAGCAACTTCACAAAAATTGGAAAATTAATGAGACCGATCAGATTGGATGAAATCCCGCAGTTCTATGATATATTGATGGGAAAGATGTCTTTCGTGGGGCCAAGACCAGAACAACCAAAGTTCGCTAAGGAACTCTCAGAAGAACTACCGTATTATAATTATAGACACAAATTAAAACCCGGACTTACCGGTTGGGCTCAAACGAATTACAAATATGCTGCAACAATTGAAGAACAGGCAAAGAAACTAAGTTTTGATCTTTACTACATAAAAAATAGATCGTTACTGCTCGATCTTCAGATAATTCTTAGAACGTTCGAAACAGTTGTGTTCAGGAAGGGAGCTATGTAA